A window of the Lactuca sativa cultivar Salinas chromosome 5, Lsat_Salinas_v11, whole genome shotgun sequence genome harbors these coding sequences:
- the LOC111887959 gene encoding protein FAR1-RELATED SEQUENCE 7-like, with product MSETQADGPIDTHTIDDVDTNDLLESSETEEINNVNVECDEDKSTEESILGNVFDTPKDAYTFYNDYAFLHGFGIRIHHKYKNKTTNEPYRRIYVCNKEGFKRLNDNTSSGNKKKRRRDVRIGCKAMLRISKQKDEKWFVDMFNDTHNHDLSMTPTKVMKHRSHGKFHRSMECKSIIVELNQAGLKSCQIKKAINAMKTSDEVDVTSKQCVDVLSEQRKQYRGKEFYGLIKHFQDKSLTNNDHYFVMDVCDDGCPRNMFLADGRSREAYTKFGDVVVFDVTYMTNKYKMSFAPFVRVNQHGQSILFGRALLENEKEETFEWLFENFLKCMFGKFPKASITDQDKAMGNAIKKVFPQTRHRFCAWHIKKHESEHLRPFVARYSDFQESYRDYVNSDTIEEFETKFEVICVESRRATEEDEDFKTMNSRAVLSSVHPIEAKADDLTIQENPKAFGNSSQGSSMGISQVDLMAQFSVRDPSGSTKTKGRPKNASRIKSSLEVPKKRTCSYCQGLGHYASSCSKRKADESLQEKD from the exons ATGTCTGAAACTCAAGCGGATGGTCCTATCGACACACATACAATTGATGATGTTGACACAAATGATTTGTTAGAATCATCTGAAACTGAAGAAATAAACAATGTGAATGTCGAATGTGATGAAGATAAAAGTACTGAGGAAAGTATATTGGGAAATGTTTTCGATACGCCCAAAGATGCATATACTTTTTATAATGATTATGCATTTTTACATGGATTTGGTATACGTATCCATCACAAATATAAAAATAAGACAACAAATGAACCTTACCGGAGGATATATGTATGCAACAAAGAAGGTTTCAAAAGATTGAACGATAATACTTCAAGCGGAAATAAGAAAAAACGTCGTAGAGATGTAAGAATTGGTTGCAAAGCAATGCTtcgaatttcaaaacaaaaagacGAAAAATGGTTTGTGGATATGTTTAACGATACACACAATCACGATTTGAGCATGACACCAACGAAGGTAATGAAGCATAGATCTCATGGGAAGTTTCACCGTTCTATGGAATGCAAATCTATTATCGTTGAACTTAATCAAGCAGGGTTGAAGTCTTGCCAGATTAAAAAGGCTATTAATGCAATGAAAACTTCAGATGAAGTTGATGTTACTTCAAAGCAATGTGTTGATGTCTTATCCGAGCAACGAAAACAATACAGGGGAAAAGAGTTTTATGGACTTATAAAGCATTTCCAAGATAAATCATTAACGAACAATGACCACTATTTTGTCATGGATGTGTGTGATGATGGGTGTCCCCGAAATATGTTTTTGGCGGATGGAAGATCAAGAGAGGCTTATACTAAGTTTGGAgatgttgttgtgtttgatgtcactTATATGACAAACAAATACAAGATGTCATTTGCTCCCTTTGTAAGGGTGAATCAACATGGGCAATCTATACTTTTCGGCAGAGCATTGTTAGAAAATGAGAAAGAAGAAACATTTGAATGGTTATTTGAGAATTTCCTAAAATGTATGTTTGGCAAGTTTCCGAAGGCAAGTATTACTGATCAAGACAAAGCTATGGGTAATGCGATAAAAAAAGTGTTTCCACAAACCCGACATCGTTTTTGTGCATGGCATATTAAAAAGCATGAATCTGAACACCTTCGCCCATTTGTTGCTCGTTATAGTGACTTTCAGGAATCATATAGAGATTATGTGAACAGTGACACCATTGAAGAATTTGAAACCAAGTTTGAAGTTATATGTG TTGAGTCTCGAAGAGCCACCGAAGAAGATGAAGACTTCAAGACCATGAACTCGAGGGCCGTTCTTTCTTCTGTGCACCCAATCGAAGCAAAAGCGG ATGATTTAACGATTCAGGAAAACCCTAAAGCATTTGGAAATTCTTCTCAAGGTTCTTCTATGGGAATTTCACAAGTTGATTTGATGGCTCAATTTTCTGTCCGAGATCCTAGTGGTTCAACTAAAACGAAAGGGCGTCCTAAAAATGCAAGTAGAATTAAGTCTTCATTAGAAGTACCGAAAAAAAGAACGTGCTCTTATTGTCAAGGATTAGGTCATTACGCCTCTAGTTGTTCAAAAAGAAAG GCTGATGAATCGTTGCAAGAGAAAGATTAA
- the LOC111887942 gene encoding vacuolar-sorting receptor 1, with amino-acid sequence MRGEKLGFVICVWFLFLYGSCLCSFVVEKNSLKITSPENLRDTYESAIGNFGVPRYGGTLSGVVLYPKTDQTACNNFTDDLITKKPGSIPVFLLADRGDCYFTFKAWNAQNAGASAILVADDRPEHLITMDLPKEEEGADYVQNITIPSLLISNSLGVSIKKALENNDLVFVNLDWREALPHPDERVEYEFWTNSNDECGPKCDTQIDFVKSFKGVAQTLEKKGYTRFTPHYITWFCPEEYVSSTKCKSQCINHGRYCAPDPEQDFSKGYEGKDVVEQNLRNACFYKVANESGKPWVWWDFVTDFATNCSMKENKSTKDCADEVIKSLGVDLKKIDECMGDPEADAENAVLKAEQQAQIGKGVRGDVTILPTLVINNRQYRGKLDKKAVLKAICSGFEETTEPPICLSHEVETNECLNNNGECWMDTVANITACKDTFRGRVCECPIVGGVKFVGDGYKNCEAPRAPRCQVNNGGCWKSTKDARNYSACIDDHIEGCKCPPGFKGDGVNNCNDIDECKEKTVCQCPNCKCKNTWGSYECSCSGNLLYFKEHNTCLSKDVATSSGWGFAWAVVLGVAVIGVLGYTFYKYRVRRYMDSEIRAIMAQYMPLGNEGEIPVHGSHGDI; translated from the exons ATGAGAGGGGAGAAGTTAGGGTTTGTAATTTGCGTTTGGTTTTTGTTCTTGTATGGATCTTGTTTGTGTAGTTTTGTGGTGGAGAAGAACAGTTTGAAGATAACTTCACCTGAGAATCTAAGAGATACATATGAATCTGCAATCGGTAATTTTGGTGTTCCTCGATATGGAGGAACATTAAGCGGCGTAGTTCTATATCCAAAAACCGATCAAACTGCTTGCAACAACTTCACTGATGATTTGATAACAAAAAAACCCGGTAGCATCCCGGTTTTTCTTCTTGCAGATCGCGGTg ATTGTTACTTCACGTTCAAGGCATGGAATGCACAAAACGCAGGAGCTTCAGCTATTCTAGTTGCAGACGACAGACCTGAACACTTGATCACCATGGATTTAcccaaagaagaagaaggagctgaTTACGTACAAAACATAACAATCCCTTCACTACTCATAAGCAACTCACTCGGGGTTTCAATCAAGAAAGCTTTAGAAAACAACGATCTTGTTTTTGTGAATCTTGATTGGAGAGAAGCTCTCCCTCACCCTGATGAACGAGTCGAATACGAGTTTTGGACAAATAGCAATGATGAGTGTGGGCCCAAGTGTGATACCCAAATAGATtttgttaaaagttttaaagGAGTTGCTCAAACACTTGAGAAAAAAGGGTATACTCGATTCACACCACATTATATCACATGGTTTTGCCCTGAGGAGTATGTTTCAAGCACAAAATGTAAGTCTCAGTGTATCAACCATGGAAGATATTGTGCTCCAGATCCCGAACAAGATTTTAGTAAAGGGTATGAAGGAAAAGATGTTGTTGAACAAAATTTACGCAATGCATGTTTTTATAAAGTAGCAAATGAAAGTGGAAAACCGTGGGTTTGGTGGGATTTTGTGACAGATTTTGCTACCAATTGCTCAATGAAGGAGAATAAATCCACAAAAGATTGTGCGGATGAAGTTATCAAATCACTTG GAGTTGATCTCAAGAAAATTGATGAATGCATGGGTGATCCAGAAGCCGATGCTGAAAATGCAGTCCTTAAGGCTGAGCAACAAGCACAG ATAGGGAAAGGTGTTCGAGGGGATGTGACAATATTGCCAACTCTTGTAATAAACAATAGACAATATAGAGGTAAACTTGATAAAAAAGCAGTTCTAAAAGCCATATGTTCAGGATTTGAAGAAACCACAGAGCCACCAATTTGTTTGAGTCATG AAGTAGAAACGAATGAGTGTCTGAACAACAATGGTGAGTGCTGGATGGATACAGTTGCTAATATTACAGCATGCAAG GATACTTTTCGTGGGAGAGTGTGTGAATGTCCAATTGTTGGAGGTGTGAAATTTGTAGGCGATGGATATAAAAACTGTGAAG CTCCGCGGGCCCCACGGTGTCAAGTAAACAATGGAGGCTGTTGGAAAAGCACCAAAGATGCCAGGAATTACTCTGCTTGTATT GATGACCATATAGAAGGTTGCAAGTGTCCACCTGGATTCAAGGGAGACGGGGTTAATAATTGTAACG ATATTGATGAATGCAAAGAGAAGACGGTGTGTCAATGTCCcaactgcaaatgcaagaatacatGGGGAAGTTACGAGTGTAGCTGCAGTGGCAATTTGCTCTACTTTAAAGAACATAACACATGTCTAA GTAAAGATGTTGCTACAAGTTCTGGGTGGGGTTTTGCATGGGCTGTTGTTCTTGGTGTGGCGGTTATTGGAGTTCTTGGATATACGTTTTACAAATACAGAGTTCGA AGATATATGGACTCGGAGATCAGGGCTATCATGGCACAGTATATGCCATTGGGTAATGAAGGGGAGATTcctgttcatggatctcatggagaCATCTAA